One Synechocystis sp. LKSZ1 genomic window, GTAGAGGGGGGGATGATTATCCTGCTCGAGAATCAAGTCAATGACAGTACTAACTTGGGCCGTGGGATTGGTCTGGAGAGGGGTCAGCAGTTCTGAACTACTCAGGGCAGTATGGGGAGGAATAGTACTAAAAACGTTGCCTAGGCTAAACACCAGCGTGGCAAACTCATCCGTCCAGGGAGGCTTATCGGTCAAATTCTGAAAGCGTAACCAGGCCCCGAGGAGCGTCCAGCCAATCAGTAGCCCCAAATTCGATGTTAACCAGGAACGCAAAGGCAAAATCAGAGGCAAATATAAAGAACGTCCCCATTATCGACCAACACCTGTCCTTCGGGAGCGTTATCCCAACCCGCTGCACACCTGACCCCACCCGTCCTTCCCTTGTGAAGAGGAGGTGCTGCAGGCGGAGGGGTAAAAATCTGTAGCCCTTAGCTGATTTGCTTTGTTCTGGGACAGTCACAGGCTGGCTAAGCTTTGCCAATCAAGAATCCCAGCCAAGTAAGCTGCATCATTCTCAATCAAAACAGCTACCTAATTTAGAGAATTGGTATTTAGACGGCGTCGCCACCGCAATCCCGTCCACGGCCTCTCAAGATTGGGAAAAAAATGTTGGTTTTTCAGTTGGCTTTGTATGATTGGGTTAATTGCTCTACCGCTTCGAGGACTCCTATGAAATACGTTGCCTCTGCCCTTGTCCTGGGTTGCGCTTTAAGCCTATCACCCCTCTTAATCAGCGTAGCCCCGGCTAACGAATCCTCGACCACCATTAAACAGGATAAAAAAGCGATGGTGGCAGAAGTACTTAAATTATTGAATGATGACCAAAAAATGAAGCTCTTAAACGGGATTGAACAGGGCCAGGAAATCAAAGACATTCTTCCCAGCCTAGACCTGTCGCGGGAGCAAAAAGTCCAACTCTTCAAAATCATGAAATCGGCCCAGGATGCCAAGCAATAATCATTACTCTAGAGTATCCGTCAACCGACGAGCCGGAAGCCTCGACAGAAAGGAATCCTTGACCTAAAATTAATAAATCTTTCAGCCTAGCAGACTTAGGCTCTTTTGCTTGTATCCGGAGCCACACCCTAGCCTAGGAAGTCTTTCATCACTTTACCCCATCTCATACGGTCTGTCCTGTGGTTGCCTCAATTCCCAAAACAACATTTCCCCAAGTCATTCCGGCCCAACGACGCACCGGGGCCTATATCCTGATCGATAGTCTAGAGCGCCATGGCGTGAAGCATATTTTTGGTTATCCCGGCGGGGCCATTTTGCCGATCTACGATGAACTGCATCGCGCTGAGGCCCGGGGGAATCTCCAGCATATTCTGGTGCGCCATGAACAGGGAGCGGCCCACGCAGCGGATGGCTATGCCCGCGCGACGGGTAAGGTGGGGGTCTGTTTTGGGACATCGGGCCCTGGGGCCACGAATTTAGTCACCGGCATTGCAACAGCCCACCTGGATTCGATTCCCATGGTGATCGTCACTGGCCAGGTCGGTCGTCCTGTGATTGGCAGTGATGCCTTCCAAGAAATTGACATTTTCGGCATTACCCTACCGATTGTTAAGCATTCCTATGTGGTTCGCCACGCCAAAGATATGGCCCGCATCGTCGCTGAGGCCTTCCACATCGCTAGTACTGGCCGGCCTGGCCCAGTTTTAATCGATGTGCCCAAGGATGTCGGTCTAGAAGAGTGCGATTACATGCCCATTGAACCCGGAGAAGTCAATATCTCCGGCTATCGGCCGACGATCAAAGGCAATCCTCGCCAAATCAACGCCGCGCTACACCTTTTGGAACAGGCCCAGAAACCCTTGCTTTACGTTGGTGGTGGAGCCATTGCAGCCAATGCCCACGCCCAAATCCATGAATTTGCTGAGCGTTTTCAACTCCCTGTGACCACGACTTTGATGGGAATCGGGGCCTTTGATGAGCACCATCCCTTATCCGTAGGGATGCTGGGGATGCACGGAACAGCCTACGCCAACTTTGCCGTCAGCGAGTGCGACCTCCTGATCGCTGTCGGGGCCCGCTTTGATGACCGGGTGACAGGAAAATTGGATGAATTTGCCTCTCGGGCCAAGGTAATTCACATTGATATCGACCCCGCAGAAGTAGGTAAAAACCGTGCTCCCGAAGTTCCCATTGTGGGCGATGTCCGTCAAGTCCTGGAGCAACTTCTGCAACGAGCTCGGGAACTCGACTATCCCACTAATCCCCACCTCACCCAGGCCTGGTTAGCCCGAATTAATCAATGGCGGGCCGATTATCCCCTGGTCGCGCCCCACTACGACGACATGATTTCTCCCCAGGAAGTGGTCGTAGAGCTAGACCGCCAGGCCCCCCGCGCTTTCTACAGCACCGATGTGGGCCAGCACCAAATGTGGGCCGCTCAATTTTTACACAACGGGCCGCGCCGCTGGATTTCCAGTGCCGGTCTGGGAACCATGGGTTTTGGTCTACCCGCCGCCATGGGGGCCCAGGTGGCCGTTCCCGACGAACAGGTTATTTGCGTAAGTGGTGATGCCAGCTTCCAAATGAATTTGCAGGAATTGGGAACCCTGGCCCAGTACGGCATCAACGTGAAAACCGTGATTTTGAATAACGGCTGGCAGGGGATGGTGCGCCAATGGCAACAGGCCTTCTACGATGAACGCTACGTCGCCTCCAATATGCAGTCGGGAAGCCCCGATATTGAACTCCTCTGCGCGGCCTACGGCATTAAGGGCATGACCATTCGAGATTATGCCGACTTGGCCCCCGCCATTGCCGAAATGCTGGCCCACGATGGCCCCGTAGTGCTGGATGTCATGGTCAAAAAAGACGAAAACTGTTACCCGATGGTGGCCCCTGGCAAGAGTAACGCCCAAATGCTGGGGCTACCGGAGCGGAAACGTCCAGAGGCCTTTGATGAAGTTCTACAATGTAGTACCTGCGGGGCAAAAAATACCATGACCAATCGTTTCTGCCCAGAATGTGGCACTAAACTCTAAAGCTCTCCCGGCCTTGGCTTCTACGTTTTTACGGCTGGCCAGGGCCACATTTTTCGCGCATCACCATGCCTCCTGTCATCTCAGTATCTCTAAAAACCCTCTATGAACAGGACTTTGTGGCCTGGCTCGACCAGACGGCTGAGCAAATTCGTCAGGGGAGTATTACGGAGCTGGATTGGGAACATTTGTTGGAGGAGATTGAGGCCTTGGGGAGTGAACAACGGCGAAAGGTGGAGAGTTATTGCCTCCGTCTTTTGATTCACCTGCTGTGTTATCAGTATTGGCTCAGTGAGAAAGCGTGGTCAGGACGGGGCTGGGAAAAAGAAATTGATAATTTTCGCCTAGAGCTAGATTCATTACTGGCCTCTAACGTTCTGTTCAATCACCTCCAGGAAAAGCAAGCCGCTATCTACGCCAAAGCTAGAGGACAATTTTTGAGAAAATCAGGATTGCCTGCGCTAACTATTCCCGAGCAATGCCCTTTTTCCCTAGAACAAATTTTAGATATTGGCTTTTTACCCTAGGTTGATTATATTTTTGTCCTATTGAAAGATTTTCCCATAATCTTTTTCTGATCTTTTTGAATTCTATCAATTCGGTTATTTCCATCGGCCAGAATCAATTGTTTACCCCATTCTGACCAGGGCTGCTATCAAGTAAATCAAGAGAGACTGGGCCAACTTTTCGTTAAGATGAAACTTCAAGGCCTTGCTGAGCAACTCTTTGCCTCTTTATGACCTCGTCTGATCTGCCCGAAATTGAAACAGTCCTAGCGCAACAAGTCCAACGGGTTGAGGCCCTCCTGGCCCTGCCTCGGCTGGCAGATACCTTACCAGAACAGGCCTTTCTCCAAGAAGCGCTCCAATACCTCGAACAGCTAACCCAAAGCCAAATTTCCTTTATCCATTTCATCAACGATGATGAACAGACGATTGAATTAGTCACCTGGTCTAAGCGGACTCTCGACACCTATTGCCATGCCGCTTACGACCACCATTATCCGGTAACAAAGGCGGGGATTTGGGCCGATGCGTTACGCCAGCGCCAGCCCGTTGTGTTTAACGATTACTCAGCCTATCCAGCCAAGCGGGGATTGCCCCAGGGCCATGCGGGTATGCAACGATTGATCAGTGTGCCGGTGATTAGCCAGGGCCGCGTGGTAATGCTGACCGGTGTGGGCAACAAAGCGACGGACTACAACAACCTGGATGTGGAAAGTGTGCAGTTGCTGTCCAACGAAATCTGGAATTTAGCCCAACGTCGTCGAGATATTTTAGCCTTAGAAAAACAGGAAAAACTCTTTCGGGCTACCTTTGAGCAGGCGGCAGTGGGGGTGGCGCGTCTCTCCCTAGAAGGCGCTTTTCTACAAGTGAACGAGCGTTTTTGCCAGTTGGTGGGCTACCGTGCCGATGAGTTAACCCAAATGTTCTGTCAAGACCTGATCTACCCCCCGGATCGTGCTAGGGATATGACCGAACGGAAGAAACTACGTCAGGGCCTGATCTCGACCTATTCCCTAGAAAAACGCTATTGCCATCACAATGGCTCCCTGATATGGGTCAATTGTACGATGTCTTTCGTCTCAGGCGACGACGAGCCCAGCTATTTCATCGCTGTTGTGGAGGATATTGGCGACCGTAAACGGGCGGAGCAGGCCCTCCAACAACTCAACCAAGACCTAGAGTCTTGTATCGAAGCCCGCACCTATGAATTGTCTGCCTTTCGGCAAGGAGTAGATTCCGCAGCCATCGTCGCCATTACCGATCCAGAGGGGGTGATTACCTACGTCAACGACCGTTTTTGTGAGATCTCTGGCTACCAACCCGAAGAAGTGCTCGGCCAGACCCATAAACTCTTGAATTCCGGTTATCATCCCCCCGAATTTTTTCAGACCCTGTGGGAGACCCTGAAATCGGGGCAAGTCTGGCGGGGAGAAGTCCGCAATCGTCGCAAGGATGGTAGTTTTTACTGGACAGATAGTGTTCTTGTTCCTTTTTTAGATAAGCAGGGCCAACCCTACCAATACCTGGCCATCCGCTTTGACATTACTGAACGGAAGCAGTACGAAGTCCAACTGGCCCAGGCAAATGAAGAACTCCTCTCTGCTAGCCGGCTCAAGGATGAATTTTTGGCCAATATGAGCCATGAATTACGCACCCCTCTCAATGCGATTTTGGGCATGGCGGAAAGCCTGCAAG contains:
- the ilvB gene encoding biosynthetic-type acetolactate synthase large subunit encodes the protein MVASIPKTTFPQVIPAQRRTGAYILIDSLERHGVKHIFGYPGGAILPIYDELHRAEARGNLQHILVRHEQGAAHAADGYARATGKVGVCFGTSGPGATNLVTGIATAHLDSIPMVIVTGQVGRPVIGSDAFQEIDIFGITLPIVKHSYVVRHAKDMARIVAEAFHIASTGRPGPVLIDVPKDVGLEECDYMPIEPGEVNISGYRPTIKGNPRQINAALHLLEQAQKPLLYVGGGAIAANAHAQIHEFAERFQLPVTTTLMGIGAFDEHHPLSVGMLGMHGTAYANFAVSECDLLIAVGARFDDRVTGKLDEFASRAKVIHIDIDPAEVGKNRAPEVPIVGDVRQVLEQLLQRARELDYPTNPHLTQAWLARINQWRADYPLVAPHYDDMISPQEVVVELDRQAPRAFYSTDVGQHQMWAAQFLHNGPRRWISSAGLGTMGFGLPAAMGAQVAVPDEQVICVSGDASFQMNLQELGTLAQYGINVKTVILNNGWQGMVRQWQQAFYDERYVASNMQSGSPDIELLCAAYGIKGMTIRDYADLAPAIAEMLAHDGPVVLDVMVKKDENCYPMVAPGKSNAQMLGLPERKRPEAFDEVLQCSTCGAKNTMTNRFCPECGTKL
- a CDS encoding DUF29 domain-containing protein, translating into MPPVISVSLKTLYEQDFVAWLDQTAEQIRQGSITELDWEHLLEEIEALGSEQRRKVESYCLRLLIHLLCYQYWLSEKAWSGRGWEKEIDNFRLELDSLLASNVLFNHLQEKQAAIYAKARGQFLRKSGLPALTIPEQCPFSLEQILDIGFLP
- a CDS encoding PAS domain S-box protein, encoding MTSSDLPEIETVLAQQVQRVEALLALPRLADTLPEQAFLQEALQYLEQLTQSQISFIHFINDDEQTIELVTWSKRTLDTYCHAAYDHHYPVTKAGIWADALRQRQPVVFNDYSAYPAKRGLPQGHAGMQRLISVPVISQGRVVMLTGVGNKATDYNNLDVESVQLLSNEIWNLAQRRRDILALEKQEKLFRATFEQAAVGVARLSLEGAFLQVNERFCQLVGYRADELTQMFCQDLIYPPDRARDMTERKKLRQGLISTYSLEKRYCHHNGSLIWVNCTMSFVSGDDEPSYFIAVVEDIGDRKRAEQALQQLNQDLESCIEARTYELSAFRQGVDSAAIVAITDPEGVITYVNDRFCEISGYQPEEVLGQTHKLLNSGYHPPEFFQTLWETLKSGQVWRGEVRNRRKDGSFYWTDSVLVPFLDKQGQPYQYLAIRFDITERKQYEVQLAQANEELLSASRLKDEFLANMSHELRTPLNAILGMAESLQERIFGPLTEHQQMALDTIENSGLHLLELINDVLDLAKISAGKLQLAPHYTDVAQLCHSSLTFIQQQTFQKQISVHLSLAPQLPAVWLDERRIRQALINLLNNAVKFTPVGGTITLAASLQSSLDPTQDPPLQLTVTDTGIGIPTNHLQKLFQPFIQVDSALNRQYQGAGLGLALVKQIAELHGGSITVTSTEGAGSCFTLTLPCRQGPDSLEAAPVLTPKAPSSSPSPCRLLMAMGNSANGATLLHYLRARGYELLLAEEPETLLALATTQSPDLILLDLQAPSLQGLEMIRSLRQTPTLSQMPILALTTEEREAAQCLAAGANDCLRQPVRPKELINHIHGLLVASTDRMNPGNPL